A window of the Bradyrhizobium ottawaense genome harbors these coding sequences:
- a CDS encoding BA14K family protein, with protein MNSKFALSALLALAICGPVQEAAAQDAVGGAIVGGVLGGIVGGAVGGRGGAAAGAILGAGTGAAIAAQGEARPGGYRYYQNGCYVEQPGGWVAVSPRYCQTAGYDGPPPRAYVEPPRPRCTYSPSYDPRRGTFIGRDGYERPCP; from the coding sequence ATGAACTCGAAATTTGCGCTTTCGGCGCTTCTGGCCCTCGCGATCTGCGGGCCGGTCCAGGAGGCCGCGGCGCAGGATGCGGTCGGCGGTGCGATCGTCGGCGGCGTGCTCGGCGGGATCGTCGGCGGCGCGGTCGGTGGCCGCGGCGGTGCCGCAGCAGGCGCGATCCTCGGAGCCGGCACCGGTGCTGCGATTGCGGCCCAGGGCGAAGCACGGCCCGGCGGCTACCGCTATTACCAGAACGGTTGTTACGTCGAGCAGCCCGGCGGCTGGGTGGCGGTTTCGCCGCGCTACTGCCAGACCGCGGGATATGACGGTCCGCCGCCGCGGGCTTATGTCGAACCGCCGCGCCCGCGCTGCACCTATTCGCCCTCCTACGATCCGCGCCGCGGCACGTTCATCGGCCGCGACGGCTATGAGCGCCCCTGCCCGTAG
- a CDS encoding DeoR/GlpR family DNA-binding transcription regulator, producing MAGLSNRQTEILNIARASGRVIVEDLARRFEVSAQTIRKDLNDLCDQRSLTRIHGGAIIASGVENLAYEARRFVAAEEKRAIGIAAASRIPNGCSLFINIGTTTEEVASALTSHEDLLVITNNLNVAMLLYRHPRIEVIVAGGAVRRADGAVIGSTAISLIGQFKVDYAIIGASAIDEEGALLDFDYREVQAAQAIIANARSVMLVADSTKLRRSAPVRIAHISQIQTFVTDAALPAGLANICHSRGIEVVEAMDKPAADIDEPAAEPSTVVRLK from the coding sequence ATGGCCGGATTGTCCAACCGCCAGACTGAAATTCTCAATATCGCCCGCGCCTCCGGCCGTGTGATCGTGGAGGATCTTGCCCGGCGTTTCGAGGTTTCGGCGCAGACCATCCGCAAGGACCTCAACGATCTCTGCGACCAGCGTTCGCTGACCCGCATCCATGGCGGCGCCATCATCGCTTCCGGCGTCGAAAACCTGGCCTATGAGGCGCGGCGCTTCGTCGCCGCCGAGGAGAAGCGGGCGATCGGGATCGCCGCGGCGTCGCGGATTCCGAACGGCTGTTCGCTGTTTATCAACATCGGCACCACGACGGAAGAAGTCGCGAGCGCGCTGACTTCGCATGAGGACCTGCTCGTCATCACCAACAACCTCAATGTCGCGATGCTGCTTTACAGGCACCCGCGCATTGAGGTGATCGTGGCTGGTGGCGCGGTGCGCCGTGCCGACGGCGCCGTGATCGGTTCCACCGCGATCAGCCTGATCGGTCAGTTCAAGGTCGATTACGCCATCATCGGCGCATCGGCGATCGACGAGGAGGGCGCGCTGCTCGACTTCGACTATCGCGAGGTGCAGGCGGCGCAAGCGATCATTGCCAACGCACGCAGTGTCATGCTGGTGGCGGACAGCACCAAGCTTCGCCGAAGCGCGCCGGTGCGCATCGCCCATATCAGCCAGATCCAGACCTTCGTCACCGACGCTGCGTTGCCCGCCGGCCTCGCCAATATCTGCCACAGCCGAGGCATCGAGGTGGTCGAGGCGATGGACAAGCCGGCCGCTGATATCGACGAGCCGGCGGCGGAGCCTTCGACGGTCGTGCGTTTGAAGTAG
- a CDS encoding acyl-CoA thioesterase, translating to MTDAPVHAPLNTETEPRGDLCTRTLAMPADTNQNGDIFGGWLLSQMDIGGGVFASKVAKSRAVTVAIEAMNFRKAVYVGDLVSVHANLVRVGRTSVTVHIEAWVVRRKETQPILVTDGNFTYVSIDEQGRPQPITQAGPPPIPA from the coding sequence GTGACCGATGCGCCTGTTCACGCCCCCCTGAATACCGAGACCGAGCCGCGTGGCGATCTCTGTACCCGCACGCTGGCGATGCCGGCCGATACCAACCAGAACGGCGATATCTTCGGCGGCTGGCTGCTCAGTCAGATGGATATCGGCGGCGGCGTGTTCGCTTCCAAGGTCGCGAAATCCCGCGCCGTGACGGTTGCGATCGAGGCGATGAATTTTCGTAAAGCCGTCTATGTCGGCGATCTCGTTTCCGTTCACGCCAATCTGGTGCGGGTCGGCCGGACCTCGGTCACGGTCCATATCGAAGCCTGGGTGGTCCGGCGCAAGGAAACGCAACCGATCCTGGTGACCGACGGCAACTTCACCTACGTCTCGATCGACGAACAGGGCCGTCCGCAGCCGATCACGCAGGCCGGGCCACCGCCGATTCCGGCGTGA
- a CDS encoding nuclear transport factor 2 family protein: MNIDRRQLALPALALGLLSIVPAFITPAFITPALAGADEDAVAKNVEAFRKAQISANAEVLASLCANELSYSHSDGRVEDKATFIANATNGKSKVLSLEYQDVKIAVVGPAAIVRFHWVGEAEAVADGKKSSTNLHILMNWQKQGADWKLLSRASTKL; this comes from the coding sequence ATGAACATCGATCGACGTCAGCTCGCCCTGCCTGCTCTCGCGCTCGGCCTGCTCAGCATTGTTCCAGCCTTCATTACCCCAGCCTTCATTACTCCGGCCTTGGCCGGCGCCGATGAAGATGCGGTTGCGAAGAACGTCGAGGCATTCCGCAAGGCCCAGATATCAGCCAATGCCGAGGTGCTCGCCTCGCTGTGTGCCAACGAACTTAGTTACAGCCACTCCGACGGCCGCGTCGAGGACAAGGCGACCTTCATCGCCAATGCCACCAACGGAAAATCGAAAGTCCTGTCGCTGGAATATCAGGACGTCAAGATTGCCGTGGTCGGCCCGGCGGCGATCGTGCGCTTCCATTGGGTGGGCGAAGCTGAAGCCGTTGCGGACGGCAAGAAGAGCTCCACCAATCTGCACATCCTGATGAACTGGCAGAAGCAGGGTGCGGACTGGAAACTTCTGTCGCGAGCATCGACCAAGCTCTGA
- the glpD gene encoding glycerol-3-phosphate dehydrogenase, with product MDKVFDLAIIGGGINGCGIARDAAGRGNSVFLCEMNDLASGTSSWSTKLVHGGLRYLEYYEFRLVREALIEREILWQIAPHIIRPLRFVLPHHSGLRPAWLLRLGLFLYDHIGGRHLLPPTRSVDLAHDEVGKPLIANRYTKGFEYSDCFVDDARLVVLTARDAADRGAEIHTRTRAVEITQVDGIWQVTVENTISGVRSTIQARALVNAGGPWVEQVLSSGSGVNARAKVRLVQGSHIVVRKLYEHDRAYMFQNADGRIIFVIPYQDDFTLIGTTDRDYDGDPSKVKASTEEIQYLCASASEYLKNPVTPEDVVWTYSGVRPLYDDGASEAKAATRDYVFELDTPGGAPLLSIYGGKITTYRRLAEEALERLAPYLRSAKAREGWTGKQPLPGGDMDVSAVAALTAELVRKYPFLSTAHANRMAHAYGTRALKVLGNAKSMADLGQSFGAGLTESEVRYLMSVEWACTAEDVVWRRSKLGLRLSSDEIAALDAWIAANRASGERPLREAGGRT from the coding sequence TTGGACAAGGTATTCGACCTCGCCATCATTGGAGGCGGCATTAACGGCTGCGGCATCGCGCGCGATGCGGCGGGCCGGGGAAATTCCGTTTTCCTTTGCGAAATGAATGACTTGGCGAGCGGGACGTCGTCCTGGTCGACCAAGCTGGTGCATGGCGGGCTGCGCTACCTCGAATATTACGAGTTCCGGCTGGTCCGCGAGGCGCTGATCGAGCGCGAAATCCTCTGGCAGATCGCGCCCCACATCATCCGTCCGCTTCGTTTCGTTTTGCCGCACCATTCCGGCTTGCGGCCGGCCTGGCTGCTCAGGCTGGGGTTGTTTCTGTACGATCACATCGGCGGCCGGCATTTGCTGCCCCCGACCCGCTCGGTCGATCTCGCCCATGACGAGGTGGGAAAACCCTTGATCGCCAACCGCTACACCAAGGGCTTCGAATATTCCGATTGCTTCGTCGACGACGCGCGCCTGGTCGTGCTCACGGCGCGGGATGCGGCCGATCGCGGCGCGGAAATTCACACCCGCACCCGCGCGGTCGAGATCACGCAGGTTGACGGCATCTGGCAGGTCACCGTCGAGAACACCATCAGCGGCGTGCGCAGCACCATCCAAGCGCGCGCGCTGGTCAATGCCGGCGGTCCCTGGGTCGAGCAGGTGCTGTCGTCGGGCTCCGGCGTCAACGCGCGCGCCAAGGTACGGCTGGTGCAGGGCTCCCACATCGTGGTGCGCAAGCTCTATGAGCACGACCGCGCCTACATGTTCCAGAACGCCGACGGCCGCATCATTTTCGTCATCCCCTATCAGGACGATTTCACGCTGATTGGAACCACCGATCGCGATTACGACGGCGACCCTTCGAAGGTGAAGGCGTCAACCGAGGAAATCCAGTATCTCTGCGCCTCCGCCAGCGAGTATCTGAAAAATCCGGTCACGCCGGAAGACGTGGTCTGGACCTATTCCGGCGTCCGTCCGCTGTATGACGACGGCGCCAGCGAAGCCAAGGCTGCGACCCGCGACTACGTGTTCGAACTCGATACCCCCGGCGGCGCGCCGCTGCTGTCGATCTATGGCGGCAAGATCACGACCTATCGGCGGCTAGCGGAAGAGGCGCTGGAACGGCTCGCGCCATACTTGCGCAGCGCCAAGGCCAGGGAAGGCTGGACCGGCAAGCAGCCGTTGCCCGGTGGCGACATGGATGTGTCGGCGGTTGCGGCCCTGACCGCGGAACTGGTGCGGAAATATCCGTTTCTCTCGACCGCCCATGCCAACCGGATGGCGCACGCCTATGGCACCCGCGCGCTTAAGGTTCTCGGCAACGCGAAATCGATGGCCGATCTCGGCCAGTCGTTCGGCGCCGGCTTGACCGAGAGCGAAGTCAGGTACCTGATGTCGGTGGAATGGGCCTGCACCGCCGAAGACGTGGTGTGGCGACGGTCCAAGTTGGGCCTGCGGCTGTCATCCGACGAAATCGCCGCGCTCGACGCATGGATCGCGGCCAACCGTGCCTCTGGCGAACGTCCCCTACGTGAAGCGGGAGGACGGACATGA
- a CDS encoding acetyl-CoA C-acetyltransferase translates to MARPVFIVDGSRTPFLKARSGPGPFTPVDLAVQCGRPLLARQPFAPTAFDQVILGCVNVIADEMNPARVAALRLGMGEKMVAFTVQINCGSGMQSIDTGYRYIREGVSDLILAGGSEALSYAPLVWPQQGVRWFAGLAGAKGIGGKIMAALKLRPSYLKPIIGLERGLTDPITELNMGQTAEVVGHLFGVTRAQSDAYAAESHKRLANAQSQGWLKGEVETAFGSDGKFYDHDDGVRPDSTPESLAKLKPVFERPWGQVTAGNSSQITDGASWVILASEEAVAKHGLTPKAVILDSQWSALDPGIMGLGPVLSATELLKRNSLTLQDIETWELNEAFATQVLGCLAAWKDEKFCKEILGLEGAAGEIDQSRMNVDGGAISLGHPVGCSGNRIVLHLVNAMKRLGTRRGIATECIGGGQGGAMLIETV, encoded by the coding sequence ATGGCGCGACCGGTCTTTATCGTCGACGGCAGCCGGACGCCGTTCCTGAAAGCACGTTCGGGTCCCGGCCCGTTCACCCCGGTCGATCTCGCCGTGCAGTGCGGCCGGCCGTTGCTGGCGCGGCAGCCCTTTGCGCCCACGGCTTTCGACCAGGTGATTTTGGGCTGCGTCAACGTCATTGCCGACGAGATGAACCCGGCCCGCGTCGCGGCACTCCGGCTCGGCATGGGCGAGAAGATGGTCGCCTTCACCGTGCAGATCAATTGCGGCTCCGGCATGCAGTCGATCGACACCGGCTACCGCTATATCCGCGAGGGCGTCTCCGACCTGATTTTGGCCGGCGGCTCCGAGGCGTTGAGCTACGCGCCGCTGGTGTGGCCGCAGCAGGGCGTACGCTGGTTCGCGGGGCTTGCCGGCGCCAAGGGGATCGGCGGCAAGATCATGGCCGCGCTAAAATTGCGGCCGAGCTATCTGAAGCCGATCATCGGTCTCGAACGCGGGCTGACCGATCCCATTACCGAACTCAACATGGGCCAGACCGCCGAAGTGGTCGGGCATCTCTTCGGCGTCACCCGCGCGCAGTCGGACGCCTATGCCGCCGAAAGCCACAAGCGGCTGGCTAACGCGCAATCACAAGGCTGGCTCAAGGGCGAAGTCGAAACCGCGTTCGGCAGCGACGGCAAATTCTACGACCACGACGACGGCGTGCGGCCGGACTCGACGCCGGAGAGCTTGGCGAAACTGAAGCCGGTGTTCGAGCGGCCCTGGGGCCAGGTCACCGCCGGCAATTCGTCGCAGATCACCGACGGTGCGTCCTGGGTGATCCTGGCTTCCGAAGAGGCCGTCGCCAAGCACGGCCTGACGCCGAAGGCGGTGATCCTCGACAGCCAGTGGTCGGCGCTCGATCCCGGGATCATGGGCCTCGGGCCGGTGCTGTCGGCAACCGAGCTTCTCAAGCGCAACAGCCTGACCCTGCAGGATATCGAGACCTGGGAATTGAACGAGGCCTTTGCAACGCAGGTGCTGGGCTGTCTCGCCGCCTGGAAGGACGAAAAGTTCTGCAAGGAAATTCTCGGCCTCGAAGGTGCTGCGGGTGAGATCGATCAGTCCCGGATGAACGTCGATGGCGGCGCCATCAGCCTCGGTCATCCCGTCGGCTGCAGCGGCAACCGCATCGTGCTGCATCTCGTCAACGCCATGAAGCGGCTGGGTACACGGCGCGGCATCGCCACCGAATGCATCGGTGGCGGGCAGGGTGGCGCGATGCTGATAGAGACGGTGTGA
- a CDS encoding acyl-CoA dehydrogenase translates to MSFRRDFITKPIFSWAHGVLPTMSDTEREALEAGDVWWDADLFTGNPDWSKLLATAPATLTDEERAFLHGPVDELCAMLDEWKICWEWRDLPPEVWSFIKAQKFFGMIIPKEHGGLGFSPYAHSEVVRKISSRSLTAAVTVMVPNSLGPGELLMRFGTKEQQQQWLPRLADGRDIPCFGLTSPEAGSDAASMVDTGIICKGQFEGREVIGLRLKWHKRYITLGPVATLLGLAFKAYDPDHLVGQREDLGISVALIPTHLPGVQIGHRHLPAMQVFQNGPNWGHDVFIPMDYIIGGQERLGQGWKMLMTALAAGRGISLPSLSAAGAAYAARTSGAYARIREQFGISIGKFEGIEEPLARIAGTAYLLDAARRLTCAALNQGHHPAVISGIMKLHATERMRIAIDDAMDIHGGKAVIDGPQNYMGNLYRSVPVGITVEGANILTRNLIVFGQGAIRAHPYLLEEMNALGEQDHAKGLDAFDKAFWSHVGHSFMTMFRAWGRSWSGGLFAPAPDAGEATRFYRQLSRYSSAFALCADMALLTLGGALKRKEMLSARFGDILSELYLLSAALKRWQDEGRQSADLPALEWCMASGFRTIENRLAEILGNLPNRFVAVILKFLIQPFGANVLGPSDRVVHECAQLVLEPSAARDRLTPDLSHVDDDGGVARLEKAFLLVTAAEDISKQMHAARLHDWKEAVQKGVITQAEGERLAAAHEAVAKVIEVDDFAPEVLSPIYKKPAEVHQFFQELGEQRAAS, encoded by the coding sequence ATGAGCTTCCGCCGCGACTTCATCACCAAACCGATCTTCTCCTGGGCGCACGGCGTATTGCCCACAATGTCCGACACCGAGCGCGAGGCGCTGGAAGCCGGCGATGTCTGGTGGGACGCCGACCTCTTCACCGGCAATCCCGACTGGTCGAAACTGCTGGCGACCGCGCCGGCCACGTTGACCGACGAGGAACGCGCCTTCCTCCACGGCCCGGTCGACGAACTCTGCGCCATGCTCGACGAATGGAAGATCTGCTGGGAATGGCGCGACCTGCCGCCGGAAGTCTGGTCCTTCATCAAGGCCCAAAAATTCTTCGGCATGATCATCCCGAAGGAGCACGGCGGGCTTGGTTTCTCGCCCTACGCGCATTCCGAAGTGGTGCGCAAGATTTCGTCGCGGTCGCTGACCGCAGCCGTCACCGTGATGGTGCCCAACTCGCTCGGGCCGGGCGAACTCCTGATGCGCTTCGGCACCAAGGAGCAGCAGCAACAATGGCTGCCGCGGCTGGCCGACGGCCGCGATATTCCCTGTTTCGGATTGACCAGTCCCGAGGCCGGCTCGGATGCGGCGTCGATGGTCGACACCGGCATCATCTGCAAGGGCCAGTTCGAAGGCCGCGAAGTCATCGGCCTGCGGCTGAAATGGCACAAGCGCTACATCACGTTGGGACCGGTCGCGACGCTGCTTGGGCTTGCCTTCAAGGCCTATGATCCCGATCATCTCGTTGGTCAACGAGAAGACCTCGGCATATCGGTGGCGCTGATCCCGACGCATCTTCCCGGCGTCCAGATCGGCCATCGCCATCTGCCGGCGATGCAGGTGTTCCAGAACGGCCCGAACTGGGGCCACGATGTCTTCATCCCGATGGACTACATCATCGGCGGGCAAGAACGTCTCGGCCAGGGCTGGAAGATGCTGATGACGGCGCTCGCCGCCGGCCGCGGCATTTCGCTGCCGTCATTGTCCGCGGCGGGTGCTGCCTATGCCGCGCGCACGTCAGGCGCCTATGCCCGCATTCGCGAGCAGTTCGGCATTTCCATCGGCAAGTTCGAAGGCATCGAGGAGCCGCTCGCGCGCATCGCCGGCACCGCCTATTTGCTCGACGCGGCGCGACGGCTGACCTGTGCGGCGCTCAACCAGGGCCATCATCCCGCGGTGATTTCCGGGATCATGAAGCTGCACGCCACCGAGCGGATGCGGATCGCGATTGACGACGCGATGGACATCCACGGCGGCAAGGCCGTCATCGACGGCCCGCAGAATTACATGGGCAATCTCTACCGGTCGGTGCCGGTCGGCATCACCGTCGAGGGCGCCAACATCCTGACCCGCAACCTGATCGTGTTCGGGCAGGGCGCGATCCGCGCGCATCCTTATCTGCTGGAGGAGATGAACGCGCTCGGCGAACAGGATCATGCCAAGGGCCTCGACGCCTTCGACAAGGCGTTCTGGAGCCACGTCGGTCACAGTTTTATGACCATGTTCCGCGCTTGGGGCCGCAGCTGGAGCGGCGGGCTGTTTGCGCCGGCACCCGATGCCGGCGAGGCGACGCGGTTCTATCGCCAGCTCTCGCGCTATTCGTCGGCATTTGCGCTGTGCGCCGACATGGCGCTGCTGACCCTGGGCGGCGCGCTCAAGCGCAAGGAAATGCTCTCGGCGCGCTTCGGCGACATTCTGTCCGAACTGTATCTGCTGTCGGCCGCGCTGAAGCGCTGGCAGGACGAGGGACGGCAAAGCGCGGACCTTCCCGCGCTCGAATGGTGCATGGCGAGCGGTTTCCGTACCATCGAGAACCGTCTCGCCGAAATCCTCGGCAATCTGCCGAACCGGTTCGTGGCGGTGATCCTGAAATTCCTGATTCAGCCGTTCGGTGCCAACGTGCTCGGCCCGTCCGATCGCGTGGTGCACGAATGCGCGCAACTGGTGCTGGAGCCGTCGGCGGCGCGGGACAGGCTAACGCCTGACCTCTCGCATGTCGACGACGATGGCGGCGTTGCCCGGCTGGAGAAAGCGTTCCTGCTGGTGACCGCTGCGGAGGATATTTCAAAGCAGATGCACGCCGCGCGCCTGCACGACTGGAAGGAAGCGGTGCAGAAGGGCGTCATTACCCAGGCCGAAGGCGAGCGGCTGGCGGCGGCGCATGAGGCCGTTGCTAAGGTGATTGAAGTCGACGATTTCGCGCCCGAAGTGCTGTCGCCGATTTACAAGAAGCCCGCCGAGGTGCATCAGTTTTTCCAGGAACTGGGTGAGCAGAGGGCAGCGAGCTAA
- a CDS encoding ABC transporter ATP-binding protein: MSVTLEHVTRTVDGIPTIRDVSLTLDRGTLSVLLGPTLSGKTSIMRLLAGLDKPSTGRVLVDGKDVTGADVRQRSVAMVYQQFINYPSLTVYENIASPLRVQGKPRGEIEKRVQEAAGLLRLEPYLQRTPLQLSGGQQQRTAIARALVKGADLVLLDEPLANLDYKLREELRTELPRIFEASGAIFVYATTEPSEALLLGGDTLCMWEGQVLQAGDTSKVYRRPDTLRVAQVFSDPPLNLVGIEKKNGFVQYAGGIQAPATGLYASLSDGPYRVGFRAHQLEVANGIAGRHAFQATVTVTEITGSESFVHLNRDASNWVAVLQGVHEYQPGHVLDAVLDPDNVFVFDAADRLVAAPAST, from the coding sequence ATGAGCGTCACGCTCGAACATGTCACGCGCACCGTGGATGGCATCCCGACCATTCGCGACGTCTCGCTGACGCTCGACCGGGGCACGCTGAGCGTGCTGCTCGGACCGACGCTGTCGGGCAAGACCTCAATCATGCGGTTGCTCGCCGGTCTCGACAAGCCATCCACAGGCCGCGTGCTGGTCGACGGCAAGGACGTTACCGGCGCGGACGTGCGGCAACGCTCGGTCGCGATGGTCTACCAGCAGTTCATCAATTATCCCTCGCTGACGGTCTATGAGAACATCGCCTCGCCGTTGCGCGTTCAAGGCAAGCCGCGCGGCGAGATCGAAAAGCGCGTGCAGGAGGCGGCAGGCCTGCTGCGGCTGGAGCCGTATCTGCAGCGCACGCCCTTGCAACTGTCCGGCGGCCAGCAGCAGCGCACGGCAATTGCGCGCGCGCTGGTCAAGGGCGCCGACCTGGTTTTGCTCGACGAACCGCTCGCCAATCTCGATTACAAGCTGCGCGAGGAGCTGCGCACCGAACTGCCGCGCATCTTCGAGGCGTCGGGCGCGATCTTCGTCTATGCGACCACGGAGCCCTCCGAGGCCCTGCTGCTCGGCGGCGACACGCTCTGCATGTGGGAAGGCCAGGTCCTGCAGGCCGGCGACACCTCGAAAGTCTATCGTCGTCCCGACACGCTGCGGGTGGCGCAGGTGTTCTCCGATCCGCCGCTCAACCTCGTCGGCATCGAGAAGAAAAACGGCTTCGTGCAATATGCCGGCGGCATCCAGGCGCCGGCGACCGGGCTTTACGCTTCGCTCTCCGATGGTCCGTATCGCGTAGGTTTCCGCGCCCACCAGCTCGAGGTTGCGAACGGCATCGCCGGCCGCCATGCGTTCCAGGCCACCGTTACGGTGACCGAGATCACCGGTTCGGAAAGTTTTGTGCATCTCAATCGCGATGCATCCAATTGGGTGGCGGTGCTGCAGGGCGTGCATGAATACCAGCCCGGCCATGTACTCGATGCCGTGCTCGATCCCGACAATGTCTTCGTGTTCGACGCCGCCGACCGCCTGGTCGCGGCGCCGGCCTCCACTTGA
- a CDS encoding 3-hydroxyacyl-CoA dehydrogenase NAD-binding domain-containing protein, whose product MDSRIMDLLGDRVLELGPKPDASGPYKNFKLTRDEDGVAWLLFDRAGASANTLSADLIEELDKVLAELETARPTGLVVRSAKTSGFIAGADVNEFRGVTDAGAVETQINRAHAVIDRMEALRFPTVAVIHGFCLGGGLEVALACQMRIAIDDARFGFPEVMLGLHPGLGGTVRFTHLVNPMQAMTLMLTGKTIDARNARSLGLVDAVTQERHVRNAVKDAMSGRLTRARPGLLNTVLNLGPVRGLLASRMRAEAGKAAPEEHYPAPYALIDLWEKHGGDKAAMLNAEKASFARLMVTPTAQNLIRVFFLREQMKKLAGTGNKIAHVHVIGAGAMGGDIAAWCASQDMRVTLADMKPEPIAGAIKRASELFGKILRKRTDVRDALDRLMPDMQAEGVRNADLIIEAVPEKLELKQKVYAGLEPKMKPGAILATNTSSIPLQDLRTTLQKPERLLGLHFFNPVSRLQLVEVVSHDATDPQLLKEALAFVGAIDRLPLPVKSSPGFLVNRALTPYMLEAMVMLDEKVDKSVIDAAAKKFGMPMGPIELADQVGLDICLDVGDMLRSKFGDMLPPTPAWLREKVARGELGRKSGKGFYVWKDGKADTTASSPSAAPPSAEMIDRLILPMSNVCVACLREGIVDNADVVDGAVIFGTGYAPFRGGPLNYARSRGVENVVSALRALTEKFGGRFTPDAGWENFK is encoded by the coding sequence ATGGATTCAAGGATCATGGACCTTCTCGGCGATCGCGTGCTCGAACTCGGGCCGAAACCCGATGCCAGCGGACCCTACAAGAATTTCAAGCTGACCCGCGACGAGGACGGCGTCGCCTGGCTGTTGTTCGACCGCGCGGGCGCCAGCGCCAACACGCTGTCAGCCGATCTGATCGAGGAACTCGACAAGGTGTTGGCCGAACTCGAAACCGCGCGGCCGACCGGGCTTGTCGTTCGCTCCGCCAAGACATCCGGCTTCATCGCCGGCGCCGACGTCAACGAATTTCGCGGCGTTACCGATGCCGGCGCGGTCGAGACCCAAATTAATCGCGCGCATGCAGTGATCGACCGGATGGAGGCGCTACGGTTTCCGACGGTTGCCGTGATCCACGGCTTCTGCCTCGGCGGCGGCCTTGAGGTGGCGCTGGCCTGCCAGATGCGGATCGCGATCGACGATGCCCGTTTTGGTTTCCCGGAAGTGATGCTCGGCCTGCATCCCGGCCTTGGCGGCACGGTGCGCTTTACGCATCTGGTCAATCCGATGCAGGCGATGACCTTGATGCTGACCGGCAAGACCATCGATGCACGCAACGCGCGATCGCTCGGACTGGTCGACGCCGTGACGCAGGAGCGGCATGTCCGCAATGCGGTGAAGGACGCGATGTCCGGCCGCCTCACGCGCGCGCGGCCCGGGCTGCTCAACACCGTTCTCAACCTCGGTCCGGTGCGCGGGCTGCTTGCCTCGCGGATGCGCGCCGAGGCCGGCAAGGCCGCACCCGAGGAGCACTATCCCGCGCCTTACGCGCTGATCGACCTCTGGGAAAAGCACGGCGGCGACAAGGCGGCGATGCTCAACGCCGAGAAGGCGTCGTTTGCCCGGTTGATGGTGACGCCGACTGCGCAGAACCTGATCCGGGTGTTCTTCCTGCGCGAGCAGATGAAGAAGCTCGCCGGCACCGGCAACAAGATCGCACACGTTCATGTCATCGGCGCCGGGGCGATGGGCGGCGATATCGCCGCCTGGTGCGCCAGCCAGGATATGCGGGTCACGCTCGCCGACATGAAGCCGGAGCCGATTGCCGGCGCCATCAAGCGCGCGTCGGAATTGTTCGGCAAGATCCTGCGCAAGCGCACCGATGTCAGGGATGCGCTGGACAGGCTGATGCCGGACATGCAGGCCGAAGGCGTTCGCAACGCCGATCTGATCATCGAGGCGGTGCCGGAAAAGCTGGAGCTGAAGCAGAAGGTCTATGCCGGGCTGGAGCCGAAGATGAAGCCGGGCGCCATCCTTGCCACCAACACGTCGAGCATTCCGCTGCAGGACCTGCGCACCACGCTGCAAAAGCCCGAGCGGCTGCTCGGGCTGCATTTCTTCAACCCGGTGTCGCGGCTGCAGCTCGTCGAGGTCGTCAGCCACGACGCCACCGATCCGCAACTGCTGAAGGAAGCGCTGGCCTTTGTCGGCGCCATCGACCGGCTGCCGTTGCCGGTGAAGAGTTCGCCGGGTTTCCTCGTCAACCGCGCGCTGACGCCTTACATGCTGGAGGCGATGGTGATGCTCGACGAGAAGGTCGACAAGTCGGTCATCGATGCCGCGGCCAAGAAGTTCGGCATGCCGATGGGCCCGATCGAACTCGCCGATCAGGTCGGCCTCGATATCTGCCTCGACGTCGGCGACATGCTGCGCTCGAAGTTCGGCGACATGCTGCCGCCGACGCCGGCCTGGTTGCGCGAAAAGGTCGCCAGGGGCGAACTTGGCCGCAAGTCCGGCAAGGGCTTTTACGTCTGGAAGGACGGCAAGGCCGACACCACCGCCTCGTCACCCTCGGCCGCGCCGCCTTCGGCTGAGATGATCGACCGGCTGATTCTGCCGATGTCCAATGTCTGCGTCGCCTGCCTGCGCGAGGGCATCGTCGACAATGCCGACGTGGTCGATGGCGCGGTCATTTTCGGCACCGGCTATGCGCCGTTCCGCGGCGGCCCGTTGAACTATGCGCGCAGCCGCGGCGTGGAAAACGTGGTTTCGGCCCTGCGGGCGCTCACTGAAAAATTCGGCGGCCGGTTTACGCCCGATGCCGGCTGGGAGAATTTCAAGTGA